A single Paenibacillus sp. FSL R5-0517 DNA region contains:
- a CDS encoding aminotransferase class I/II-fold pyridoxal phosphate-dependent enzyme gives MNHHRTPLFTALKNHAALNPVQFHIPGHKKGLGADTEFREFIGDNAFSIDLINIAPLDDLHQPTGVIQEAQILAADAFGADYTYFSVQGTSSAIMTMILSVCSPGDKIIVPRNVHKSVLSAIIFSGAKPVFVSPSQDANLGIDHGVTTQSIRRALERHPDAKALLVINPTYYGVVTDLKEIVELAHSYQVPVLVDEAHGVLIHFHEDLPLSAMAAGADMAATSVHKLGGSMTQSSVLNLNTKNGFVNPQRVQTILSLLTSTSTSYILLASLDTSRRNLALHGREIAQKAIELAEFARRSINDMDGLYCFGKELLGTEATFNYDPTKVTVHVRHLGITGYETENWLREHYNIEVELSDMYNILCLITPGDTDDSVDILLNALQDLSRTYYQVNPAHELVVKVPDIPQLMLTPRDAFYGDTEVIPFKESAGRIISEFIYVYPPGIPILLPGEVITQENIDYIIDHVEVGLPVKGPEDRSVTNVKVIVEADAIF, from the coding sequence ATGAATCACCACCGTACGCCGCTGTTTACCGCTTTAAAAAATCATGCGGCACTCAATCCGGTACAGTTTCATATTCCGGGCCATAAAAAAGGATTGGGAGCGGATACCGAATTCCGTGAATTTATTGGCGATAATGCCTTCTCCATAGATTTGATTAACATCGCACCGCTGGATGACCTGCATCAGCCAACCGGTGTCATTCAGGAAGCACAGATTTTGGCAGCAGATGCCTTCGGAGCCGATTATACCTATTTTAGTGTACAAGGCACAAGCAGTGCCATTATGACCATGATTCTATCTGTATGCTCACCGGGTGACAAAATTATTGTGCCCCGTAATGTGCATAAATCGGTTCTGTCCGCCATTATTTTCTCAGGCGCCAAACCCGTATTTGTTTCTCCTTCACAAGATGCCAATCTGGGTATTGACCATGGAGTGACCACACAGTCTATCCGCCGTGCACTTGAGCGTCATCCGGATGCCAAGGCATTGCTTGTCATTAACCCGACCTATTACGGCGTAGTTACAGACCTAAAAGAAATTGTTGAGCTGGCACACAGCTACCAAGTCCCTGTACTTGTTGATGAAGCACATGGCGTACTCATTCATTTCCATGAGGATCTGCCGTTGTCTGCGATGGCAGCAGGTGCCGATATGGCTGCAACCAGTGTTCACAAGCTTGGTGGCTCCATGACACAGAGTTCCGTACTCAACCTGAACACGAAGAATGGATTCGTGAATCCACAGCGTGTACAGACGATCCTGAGTCTGCTCACCTCAACATCAACTTCATACATTTTGCTTGCTTCGCTCGACACATCCAGACGTAACCTGGCACTCCACGGTCGTGAGATTGCACAGAAGGCGATTGAACTAGCTGAGTTTGCCAGACGTTCGATTAACGATATGGATGGACTGTATTGCTTCGGTAAAGAGCTGCTGGGTACGGAAGCGACCTTCAATTACGATCCAACCAAAGTTACGGTCCATGTTCGCCATCTAGGTATTACAGGGTATGAGACCGAGAACTGGCTGCGTGAGCATTACAACATCGAGGTCGAACTTAGTGATATGTACAATATTCTGTGTCTCATCACGCCAGGAGATACGGACGACAGCGTGGATATCTTGCTGAACGCTCTGCAGGATCTCTCCCGTACCTATTATCAAGTGAACCCGGCTCATGAACTGGTGGTCAAAGTTCCGGATATTCCACAGTTGATGCTAACGCCACGTGATGCATTCTACGGTGATACCGAAGTGATTCCGTTTAAGGAATCCGCAGGACGTATTATCTCGGAATTCATCTATGTCTATCCGCCAGGAATTCCGATCCTGTTACCGGGTGAAGTTATCACCCAAGAGAACATCGACTACATCATCGACCATGTCGAAGTTGGATTGCCTGTCAAAGGACCCGAAGATCGCAGCGTAACCAACGTTAAAGTGATCGTGGAAGCCGATGCCATTTTCTAA
- a CDS encoding DUF1292 domain-containing protein, translated as MSDHTHEHGDGCGCGQDHDHDHEHEEVLLTLTDENGQDVEMVLVETFDVEKHVYALLLERNNPEADGIILRMEEEDEEMVLYNIEDEEEWNRVEAAYNELVASQE; from the coding sequence ATGAGCGATCACACACATGAACACGGCGATGGCTGCGGATGCGGGCAAGACCACGACCACGACCACGAGCATGAAGAAGTCCTTCTCACATTAACAGACGAGAACGGCCAAGACGTGGAGATGGTTTTGGTGGAGACGTTTGACGTGGAGAAGCATGTTTATGCGCTCCTGCTGGAACGTAACAATCCTGAAGCTGACGGCATCATCCTGCGTATGGAAGAAGAAGACGAGGAAATGGTGCTCTACAATATTGAAGACGAAGAAGAGTGGAACCGCGTTGAAGCGGCTTACAACGAACTCGTTGCATCACAAGAATAG
- a CDS encoding copper amine oxidase N-terminal domain-containing protein has protein sequence MKWKRVLLCVTVFSLLGGSLLFADSVNEKIRVLINGKEAADGGYLIDGTTYVPVREAGGVVKWDSSNKRVTVIKPNVHIFLFKGDTVFGNVNVGKLKFNVFSQVDSLTADVAAVKVTITNPSGQVKDIQSQELTTQKDNFWFRTYDFTYDFSRAGKYQVGFHIKENANSSYVLVAEKIITALND, from the coding sequence ATGAAATGGAAACGAGTATTGCTTTGTGTCACGGTATTCTCCTTGCTCGGCGGGTCTTTATTGTTTGCAGATTCGGTGAACGAGAAGATTCGTGTTCTCATTAACGGCAAGGAAGCAGCTGATGGAGGTTATCTCATTGATGGAACGACCTATGTACCTGTAAGGGAAGCCGGAGGCGTCGTCAAATGGGATAGCAGTAACAAGAGAGTAACGGTGATCAAACCGAATGTACATATTTTTCTCTTCAAGGGAGACACTGTATTTGGCAACGTTAACGTAGGGAAGCTGAAATTCAATGTATTTTCCCAAGTGGACAGTCTGACAGCAGATGTAGCTGCGGTGAAAGTAACGATTACCAATCCAAGCGGTCAGGTGAAGGATATCCAGTCACAGGAGCTTACAACACAGAAGGATAACTTCTGGTTCCGTACTTACGATTTTACGTACGATTTCAGTCGTGCCGGCAAGTATCAAGTCGGCTTTCATATTAAAGAAAATGCAAACAGCAGTTACGTCCTGGTAGCGGAGAAAATCATTACAGCGCTGAACGATTGA
- a CDS encoding YdhK family protein produces the protein MKKYLMNISTILIVSSLILGGCGKETQQTIESNDDSHTATAGEMHHSESGELPEGLREKSNPTFPVGSQAMMSADHMSGMKGATAKIVGAYETTVYAVTYTPTTGGDPVQNHKWVIHEEIQDHTDQSYKVGSEVLLSADHMKGMKGAKATIESAEQTTVYMVDYTPTTGGDLIKNHKWVIEEELSAIQ, from the coding sequence ATGAAAAAGTACTTAATGAACATATCGACTATCTTGATCGTAAGCAGTTTGATTTTGGGTGGATGTGGCAAGGAGACTCAGCAGACTATAGAGAGTAACGATGACAGTCATACAGCCACCGCAGGTGAGATGCACCATTCTGAATCTGGAGAGCTACCGGAAGGATTGCGGGAGAAAAGCAATCCCACCTTTCCAGTAGGAAGCCAGGCAATGATGAGTGCCGATCACATGTCGGGCATGAAGGGGGCAACAGCAAAGATTGTTGGAGCTTATGAGACTACGGTATATGCAGTGACGTATACCCCAACCACAGGCGGAGATCCCGTGCAGAATCATAAATGGGTTATTCATGAGGAAATACAGGACCATACCGATCAATCGTATAAGGTAGGTTCTGAGGTGCTGTTAAGCGCTGATCACATGAAAGGAATGAAGGGTGCCAAGGCCACAATTGAGTCCGCTGAACAAACAACGGTATATATGGTTGATTACACCCCAACAACAGGGGGAGATTTGATAAAAAACCACAAATGGGTCATAGAAGAAGAATTATCTGCGATCCAATAG
- a CDS encoding organic hydroperoxide resistance protein, which yields MKTLYETTVINTGGRQGIVQSPDNVFMLDVAAPPELGGQVTTATNPEQLFAAGYSACFNSALEFQLKKHKVEIERSTVAATVMLVTDSEDNGVKLQVDLEVKILGLDEETAQKFVKLAHDYCPYSKGIKGNVNVNVELA from the coding sequence ATGAAAACATTATATGAAACAACAGTCATCAATACAGGTGGACGTCAAGGAATCGTACAATCTCCAGATAACGTGTTTATGTTGGATGTTGCTGCACCACCTGAACTGGGAGGACAAGTGACGACAGCTACCAATCCGGAGCAGTTGTTTGCAGCAGGGTATAGCGCTTGTTTTAACTCCGCACTGGAGTTTCAATTGAAAAAACACAAAGTTGAAATTGAAAGAAGTACTGTTGCTGCAACCGTGATGTTGGTGACGGACTCTGAGGATAACGGCGTGAAACTTCAAGTCGATTTGGAAGTTAAAATTCTCGGTCTGGATGAGGAGACAGCACAGAAATTTGTGAAACTTGCTCATGACTACTGCCCATATTCCAAAGGAATCAAAGGGAACGTGAATGTTAACGTGGAACTGGCGTAA
- a CDS encoding chromate transporter produces MENNSFLTPDKPKHKSRALYEVLAVSTKLGLTSFGGPIAHLGYFHEEYVRRRKWMDERSYADLVALCQFLPGPASSQVGIGIGIIRGGLLGGLMAWLGFTLPSVIALVLFAFLLQGFDISSTGWIHGLKIVAVAIVAQAIWGMGQKLTPDRYRATIAIFTAVATVVWQTAFTPILFIVIAGVIGMILFTKMTEFKTVDLSVPMNRNLAIVCLATFFGILIFLPLLTPFDRSGWLLFFDSFYRSGSLVFGGGHVVLPLLEREFVPAEMINKSDFLAGYGAAQAVPGPLFTFAGYLGAMMRGVSGALVATIAIFLPAFLLIVGVLPFWSALCKSSKTQGALRGINAAVVGILLASLYDPLWTTAILTPVDFALVCMLFLMLVFWKVPPWIVVVAGAAGGTMMNLF; encoded by the coding sequence TTGGAGAATAATTCATTTCTAACCCCGGACAAGCCCAAACATAAATCCAGGGCTCTCTATGAGGTGCTAGCTGTATCAACCAAACTCGGCCTGACTTCATTTGGAGGACCGATCGCTCATCTTGGTTACTTTCATGAAGAATATGTTCGCCGTAGAAAATGGATGGATGAACGTAGCTATGCAGATTTAGTTGCGCTGTGTCAATTTTTGCCCGGACCTGCCAGCAGTCAAGTCGGGATTGGAATTGGCATTATCCGCGGCGGATTGCTGGGGGGACTGATGGCTTGGCTTGGTTTTACACTTCCATCTGTCATTGCGTTAGTCTTGTTCGCTTTTCTTCTGCAAGGATTTGATATTAGCAGTACTGGCTGGATTCACGGTCTGAAAATTGTTGCTGTAGCTATTGTCGCTCAGGCGATATGGGGCATGGGGCAAAAACTAACTCCCGACCGCTATAGGGCAACCATCGCTATCTTTACTGCAGTGGCGACTGTTGTGTGGCAGACTGCATTCACTCCAATCCTTTTTATTGTGATAGCAGGCGTGATAGGTATGATCCTATTTACTAAAATGACCGAGTTTAAAACAGTAGACTTGTCTGTCCCTATGAATCGTAACTTGGCAATCGTCTGTTTGGCTACGTTCTTTGGAATTCTGATTTTTCTCCCGTTACTCACTCCCTTTGATCGTTCGGGGTGGCTGTTATTCTTTGATAGCTTCTACCGTTCAGGATCACTCGTATTTGGCGGAGGGCATGTTGTGCTTCCGTTACTGGAACGTGAATTCGTTCCTGCAGAGATGATCAATAAGTCCGACTTTCTGGCGGGATATGGAGCAGCACAAGCTGTACCCGGACCATTGTTCACTTTTGCCGGTTATTTAGGAGCGATGATGCGTGGGGTTTCAGGAGCTTTGGTTGCAACGATCGCTATCTTTTTGCCAGCTTTCCTTCTGATCGTAGGCGTATTGCCCTTCTGGAGTGCTTTATGTAAAAGCTCAAAAACCCAAGGAGCATTACGCGGAATTAATGCAGCTGTTGTAGGTATTTTGCTGGCGTCGTTGTACGATCCACTCTGGACAACTGCGATCCTGACGCCTGTTGATTTTGCACTGGTATGCATGTTGTTTCTAATGCTCGTTTTTTGGAAAGTACCACCCTGGATCGTCGTCGTTGCTGGTGCAGCAGGCGGTACAATGATGAACCTTTTCTAA
- a CDS encoding M1 family metallopeptidase, translating into MKKSVQPGESITLQLEFHLNIPYGSQRISYYKDIINGAHWFPVMSVYDEVKQQWNKAPYSRTFESDYYTSSDFEVQFNVPEEYQVAMPGMISTQNSTEHGRKIVSAVAENTREFVFFASPNLQVERATRNGLTVEYYYFNDDPSKKEIVDRYINQAFKVIDFYSEKYGKYPYPEFRIVETYVQGVAVEYARLIQMGQIQTGKVPEEDTTFVHEIAHQWFHALIGNNSETESFLDEGFADFSMVYFAEKQGNKLNGFRSIQFDTAPVDMAIASTNDEAGELAGLVYYQKGRQAIYQLYRSVGEEKFDELMRTYFQRYVYQNATIEGLLQTIEDVLGKEARTEMQMALYQPDFVLKPEYQLSKEETAAYVHDILQVQYQAVMEMMPNLPYEVMSRLMDKALQGEKLTIVLSDQVSKLAAKQQEDMVDQLTGFLDMSGIRYEVVRDRKELKQKLKKEIGNSNLIVIGNAKSNGLVQALKSNIIDRTKQTGFPWKNTMNQPFAAGAYVIQHPYNQNRLMLHYFWNEDHLSNAVFEAFKLKMQESIGFSSDFYQYYVLDNQGKEQSDKKVANPLSSLFAEE; encoded by the coding sequence TTGAAAAAGTCCGTTCAACCAGGCGAATCGATAACATTACAATTGGAATTCCATCTGAATATACCTTATGGCTCACAGCGAATATCCTATTACAAGGATATAATTAATGGTGCACACTGGTTCCCGGTGATGTCTGTATACGATGAGGTCAAGCAGCAGTGGAATAAGGCACCGTATAGTCGAACATTCGAGAGCGATTATTACACCTCGTCCGACTTTGAAGTCCAATTTAATGTGCCTGAGGAGTATCAGGTAGCCATGCCTGGCATGATCTCCACTCAAAACAGTACAGAACATGGGCGTAAGATTGTGTCTGCCGTAGCCGAGAATACGAGAGAGTTTGTTTTCTTTGCCAGTCCTAATCTTCAAGTGGAGCGCGCTACCCGTAACGGTCTGACGGTGGAATACTATTATTTCAACGATGATCCATCCAAGAAAGAGATCGTTGACCGATACATTAATCAGGCATTCAAGGTCATTGATTTCTATAGTGAGAAATATGGCAAGTATCCCTACCCAGAGTTCCGAATTGTCGAGACGTATGTACAAGGCGTTGCCGTGGAGTATGCGAGACTCATTCAGATGGGCCAGATTCAAACGGGTAAGGTTCCAGAAGAAGATACAACATTTGTTCATGAGATAGCACATCAGTGGTTCCATGCATTGATTGGTAATAACTCAGAGACCGAATCCTTCCTGGACGAAGGCTTTGCCGATTTCTCCATGGTGTATTTTGCCGAGAAACAGGGAAATAAGCTAAATGGTTTCAGATCCATACAGTTTGATACTGCGCCCGTAGATATGGCGATTGCGTCAACAAATGATGAAGCCGGGGAGTTAGCCGGTCTGGTGTATTATCAGAAGGGAAGACAAGCGATCTATCAGCTTTACCGTTCCGTCGGTGAAGAGAAATTTGACGAGTTGATGAGAACATATTTCCAACGCTACGTGTATCAAAATGCAACAATAGAGGGGCTTCTTCAAACCATTGAAGATGTGCTTGGTAAGGAAGCACGTACCGAAATGCAAATGGCCCTATATCAGCCTGATTTCGTCTTAAAGCCTGAATACCAATTATCCAAAGAAGAGACCGCCGCATATGTGCATGATATCTTACAAGTGCAGTATCAGGCTGTCATGGAGATGATGCCTAATCTGCCTTATGAAGTGATGAGTCGATTGATGGACAAAGCTCTTCAAGGCGAGAAATTAACCATTGTGCTCAGCGATCAGGTAAGTAAACTTGCAGCCAAACAGCAGGAAGATATGGTTGATCAATTGACTGGATTCCTTGATATGAGCGGTATACGGTACGAGGTTGTACGGGATCGCAAGGAACTGAAGCAAAAGTTGAAAAAAGAGATCGGTAACAGCAACCTTATTGTCATTGGCAATGCCAAGTCAAATGGATTGGTGCAGGCTTTAAAATCCAACATTATTGATCGTACGAAACAGACCGGTTTTCCTTGGAAGAATACAATGAATCAACCGTTCGCCGCTGGTGCATATGTTATCCAACATCCCTATAACCAGAATCGATTAATGCTTCATTATTTCTGGAATGAGGATCATCTGAGCAATGCGGTATTTGAAGCTTTTAAGCTGAAAATGCAGGAGTCTATTGGATTCAGTAGCGACTTTTACCAGTACTATGTATTGGATAACCAAGGCAAGGAGCAATCCGATAAAAAAGTAGCCAATCCCTTATCTTCACTTTTTGCAGAGGAATAA
- a CDS encoding recombinase family protein: MGQTKRVAALYRVSTKGQMDGNDIPMQQRACRKMVEKQDEWKLVKEYTEKGVSGFKVPASKRDVIQQAKEDAENGLFDVLLVFMFDRLGRKDDETPFVLEWFVNKGVEMWSVIEGQQKIEANTDRMVNYLRFWQSSDESRKISDRVNEKHKQMVEDGIFRGGGIPYGYKSVDSGNVNKKGKVMQKLGKHEEESKIVKEIFRLVLEEGYGQLRIAKLLNEKNVPTRKAKQWGAPTVNVILKNPIYKGVMRYRKEKGDDIFSKPIPELMIVSEEDWNTVQDIRDKKNPKNPNRNENSIPMSTKGSLLLTGLARCGCCNSRLTTTTFVNKYKAANGEIVRYNQNKSYRCSGKLQGKTDCDGQATFSSKKVERQVLESVEVYLSELRTIDFQSEIELIKKKVFNQKEERIKTMQNLLEEHYEELVVLNAEVPKAIMGKSAFKPEMLNALIDKKENEILKTSEDIKGIEKLLLSKKMEISEMETLKDDLPVWRDVFTKASTEKKKMMLCTLLEVVYISKDKISVEIKAGIKELLGHLYRERKDTKSSLS; encoded by the coding sequence ATGGGACAAACAAAACGTGTTGCAGCACTATATCGAGTGTCCACAAAAGGACAGATGGATGGAAACGATATTCCAATGCAACAACGAGCATGCAGGAAGATGGTAGAGAAACAAGATGAATGGAAGCTAGTTAAGGAATATACCGAAAAAGGGGTATCAGGTTTCAAAGTACCTGCCTCGAAGCGTGATGTTATTCAACAGGCTAAAGAAGATGCAGAGAATGGCTTATTCGATGTTTTGTTGGTATTTATGTTTGACAGGCTTGGAAGAAAAGATGATGAGACCCCCTTCGTACTTGAGTGGTTTGTAAACAAAGGGGTTGAAATGTGGTCTGTAATAGAAGGACAGCAAAAAATTGAAGCAAACACCGATCGGATGGTCAACTACTTAAGATTCTGGCAGTCAAGCGATGAAAGTAGGAAAATCTCTGACCGTGTCAATGAAAAACATAAACAGATGGTCGAAGATGGTATTTTCAGGGGAGGAGGTATTCCCTACGGGTATAAAAGTGTTGATTCCGGTAATGTAAATAAAAAAGGAAAAGTAATGCAAAAACTGGGCAAGCACGAAGAAGAGTCAAAGATTGTAAAAGAAATATTCCGACTAGTGCTTGAAGAAGGATACGGGCAATTAAGAATAGCTAAACTTCTAAACGAAAAAAATGTTCCGACAAGAAAAGCAAAACAATGGGGTGCTCCAACAGTAAACGTTATACTTAAGAATCCAATCTACAAAGGAGTGATGAGGTATAGAAAAGAAAAAGGGGACGATATATTTTCAAAACCAATCCCTGAATTAATGATAGTTTCAGAAGAGGATTGGAATACTGTACAGGATATAAGGGATAAAAAGAACCCTAAGAATCCAAACAGAAATGAAAATTCCATTCCCATGAGCACTAAGGGAAGTTTACTTTTAACTGGATTAGCTAGATGCGGTTGTTGTAACTCTAGATTGACTACGACTACATTTGTAAATAAATACAAAGCAGCTAATGGAGAAATTGTTCGATACAATCAAAATAAAAGTTATCGCTGTAGTGGAAAATTGCAAGGAAAGACGGATTGTGATGGACAGGCAACATTTTCTTCAAAGAAGGTAGAGAGACAAGTCTTAGAAAGCGTGGAAGTATACTTAAGTGAACTCAGAACAATAGATTTTCAATCGGAAATTGAATTGATAAAAAAGAAAGTTTTTAATCAAAAAGAGGAAAGAATTAAAACAATGCAAAATTTACTGGAAGAGCACTATGAGGAGCTTGTGGTATTAAACGCTGAGGTTCCAAAAGCTATAATGGGTAAGAGTGCATTCAAGCCAGAAATGCTCAATGCTCTTATCGATAAAAAAGAAAACGAAATTCTGAAAACTTCTGAAGATATTAAGGGAATAGAGAAATTGTTACTCTCCAAAAAAATGGAGATATCAGAGATGGAGACTCTAAAAGATGATCTCCCAGTTTGGCGGGATGTGTTTACAAAAGCTTCTACAGAAAAGAAGAAAATGATGTTATGCACATTGCTAGAAGTGGTCTACATTAGTAAAGATAAAATATCGGTCGAAATCAAGGCTGGAATAAAAGAATTACTCGGTCATCTATACAGAGAGAGAAAGGATACCAAGAGCTCACTTAGTTGA
- a CDS encoding GNAT family N-acetyltransferase — translation MAAEISYVTTQEQLEQALGIRNHVFVIEQQVPAEIEIDQYDVISPDVHHVLLCTDGQAVATGRLIYYSKDTAKMQRIAVLESHRSFGYGRVLLLAMEELARELGLSYSVLDAQCQAQKFYEKLGYEVISEEPFYDADILHVRMKKSL, via the coding sequence TTGGCAGCTGAGATTAGTTATGTAACGACGCAAGAACAACTGGAACAAGCCCTGGGTATTCGCAATCACGTTTTTGTGATCGAGCAACAGGTTCCTGCCGAGATTGAGATTGATCAATACGATGTCATTAGTCCGGATGTGCATCACGTATTGTTATGTACGGATGGGCAAGCTGTAGCTACAGGACGTCTGATCTATTACAGCAAAGATACGGCCAAAATGCAGCGGATCGCGGTGCTTGAGTCTCATCGTTCATTCGGTTATGGACGCGTGCTTCTGCTCGCGATGGAGGAACTGGCACGTGAACTCGGCTTATCCTATTCCGTACTGGATGCTCAATGTCAGGCGCAGAAATTCTATGAGAAACTGGGCTATGAAGTGATTTCAGAAGAACCTTTTTATGATGCAGATATTCTGCATGTTCGTATGAAAAAGAGTCTGTAA
- a CDS encoding DUF3892 domain-containing protein, whose amino-acid sequence MDQTTRESFTAVQKNGDGDLTAFQTSAGRILDYQQALAEVKAGAIAGVNVFKGKDGEMYIRGDADGDPTNNLDQLPQF is encoded by the coding sequence ATGGATCAAACGACACGCGAGAGTTTCACAGCCGTACAGAAAAATGGCGACGGTGACCTGACAGCCTTTCAGACTTCAGCAGGACGTATACTGGATTACCAACAAGCACTTGCAGAAGTAAAGGCTGGCGCTATTGCCGGCGTGAATGTATTTAAAGGCAAAGATGGCGAAATGTATATTCGCGGCGATGCCGACGGTGACCCAACCAACAACCTGGACCAACTTCCCCAATTCTAA
- a CDS encoding DUF3889 domain-containing protein produces MRMLIVTVMSVVLSLAGITSGTGASIPDYAKWGIIAVKETQTKYNVDILDYKHIGRTSLTADQSREQFKLWVRAKDGKQFAVYVNVDFNPSTQQLKKVQFSESDRH; encoded by the coding sequence ATGAGAATGCTCATTGTTACCGTCATGTCTGTAGTCCTGAGTTTAGCTGGAATAACATCTGGTACAGGTGCCTCTATCCCTGATTATGCGAAGTGGGGAATTATAGCGGTCAAAGAAACACAGACAAAGTACAATGTGGATATTTTGGACTATAAGCACATCGGCCGTACCTCTCTTACAGCGGATCAATCACGGGAACAGTTCAAGCTATGGGTTCGTGCCAAAGACGGCAAGCAGTTCGCGGTCTATGTGAATGTTGATTTTAATCCATCTACACAGCAATTAAAGAAAGTGCAATTTTCGGAATCCGATCGACACTGA
- a CDS encoding manganese catalase family protein gives MFKRLDEILIEIPNVEKPDPNAAAAIQELLGGKFGEMSTLNNYLYQSFNFRSKEKLKPFYDLVMSITAEELGHVELVSHGINKCLRGSTEYKEPDDTPLGSVKDARLSYHYLAGAQGAMPFDSMGNPWTGANVFNSGNLVEDLLHNFFLECGARTHKMKVYEMTDHPAAREVVGFLLVRGGVHVVAYAKALEIATGVNVTKLVPIPSLNNKAFNEARKYEEKGVHTKLYTYSDKDFNAIGQIWKGTHPEDGQPLEVIQGIPEGFPIPEAPAVEEEFAPGISQEDFKEIARRLKMAGNIAD, from the coding sequence ATGTTCAAACGCTTGGATGAAATTCTGATTGAGATTCCCAATGTCGAGAAGCCCGATCCGAATGCAGCGGCAGCCATACAGGAACTGCTCGGCGGCAAATTCGGAGAAATGTCAACGTTGAACAACTACCTCTATCAATCGTTTAATTTTCGCTCCAAAGAAAAGTTAAAGCCTTTCTATGACCTGGTCATGAGTATTACGGCCGAAGAATTGGGACATGTTGAGCTGGTGTCTCACGGGATTAACAAATGTCTTAGAGGATCAACCGAGTACAAAGAACCCGATGATACACCGTTAGGTTCCGTGAAAGATGCTCGTCTGTCTTATCACTATCTGGCAGGTGCACAAGGCGCAATGCCTTTTGACTCTATGGGTAATCCATGGACGGGAGCAAACGTCTTCAACAGCGGAAATTTGGTCGAAGATCTGTTGCACAACTTTTTCCTCGAATGTGGAGCGCGTACGCATAAAATGAAGGTATATGAGATGACAGATCACCCGGCAGCCCGGGAAGTGGTTGGTTTCCTGTTGGTACGTGGCGGAGTTCATGTCGTGGCATATGCAAAAGCCCTTGAGATTGCAACTGGCGTCAATGTAACCAAACTCGTTCCTATCCCTTCACTGAACAACAAAGCTTTCAATGAGGCTCGTAAATATGAAGAAAAAGGGGTACACACCAAGCTGTACACCTATAGTGATAAAGACTTCAATGCGATCGGTCAGATCTGGAAAGGAACTCACCCCGAAGATGGACAACCTCTTGAAGTCATCCAAGGGATACCTGAAGGATTCCCGATTCCAGAAGCCCCTGCGGTGGAAGAAGAATTCGCCCCAGGCATTTCGCAAGAAGACTTTAAGGAAATTGCTCGCCGTCTCAAGATGGCAGGAAATATTGCGGATTAA
- a CDS encoding Imm8 family immunity protein → MIKLILKDLIITGDPNIHGKLQFTRSEDIGDDFYLSGTACIGTEDSEGEDNFDFTIITPKALEKELRDGTDIVLGARHFIVNKLDFELISEKINQILMKQQGETWEDVVKNLAPYFSWEYTDSIRLNSEEELWQMINKHSIEDAD, encoded by the coding sequence GTGATTAAACTGATTTTGAAAGACCTTATTATTACTGGAGATCCGAATATCCATGGCAAGTTACAATTCACGAGATCTGAAGATATTGGAGACGATTTTTACTTGTCAGGTACAGCCTGTATTGGGACGGAAGATTCTGAAGGTGAGGATAATTTTGATTTTACAATCATAACTCCGAAAGCTTTAGAAAAAGAACTTAGAGATGGAACAGATATCGTATTAGGTGCAAGGCACTTTATTGTTAATAAACTGGATTTCGAATTAATATCCGAAAAAATAAATCAAATTCTTATGAAACAGCAAGGAGAAACCTGGGAAGATGTAGTTAAAAATCTTGCCCCTTATTTCAGTTGGGAATATACAGATTCTATACGATTAAATAGTGAGGAAGAGCTATGGCAGATGATCAACAAACATTCCATTGAAGACGCTGATTAA